One region of Maledivibacter sp. genomic DNA includes:
- a CDS encoding PTS galactitol transporter subunit IIC: MSGIIHYILDLGAGIFLPIVMIILGVIMGMKFKKAFSSGLTLGIAFTGMGVILGFMFGAISPVATEFVKNTGIELSTIDVGWSPLAAIAWAWPYALALFPLQIGINILMLAFGWTNILNVDLWNVWSKILTAVIVAAVTGSIPAAFVIATIQIIVELKSGDLIQKPIEKITKIPGVTCTHGMMLQGILIAPVNRLLDYIPGLKNKKVDAAALKEKIGIFGENGVMGFIVGGLIALAGGYDIKGIFTTAIQVSAALTLFPMVAKLFMQALAPIADAANEFMKKKFKDREIYIGLDWPFLAGSAEIWVCAIILVPIELVIAVLMSKAGFNTVLPLGGIINICFTPVALIVTGGDLLRMIILGTIFTPVYLAVATNFAPMVTELARQVGTIDIPANQTLIWSTLEAPAFRWIMAQAANVINGEFLGIIILAGYAALAVWYYKHMTKLKGEELA; the protein is encoded by the coding sequence ATGAGTGGAATTATTCATTATATCCTAGATTTAGGAGCAGGCATATTTTTACCGATTGTAATGATCATATTGGGTGTAATCATGGGCATGAAGTTTAAAAAAGCGTTTTCTTCTGGATTGACATTAGGGATTGCATTCACGGGTATGGGTGTTATCTTAGGATTTATGTTTGGAGCAATATCACCGGTAGCAACTGAATTTGTAAAGAATACGGGGATTGAACTTAGCACAATTGATGTGGGCTGGTCTCCATTAGCGGCAATTGCATGGGCATGGCCATATGCTCTAGCTTTATTCCCATTACAAATTGGAATTAATATCTTAATGCTTGCATTTGGATGGACTAATATTTTAAATGTAGATTTATGGAATGTATGGAGTAAAATCTTGACTGCTGTAATCGTTGCCGCTGTTACAGGAAGTATCCCGGCAGCCTTTGTAATCGCAACTATTCAGATTATTGTTGAACTAAAAAGTGGAGATTTGATACAGAAACCTATTGAAAAAATAACAAAAATACCTGGAGTTACATGTACCCATGGTATGATGCTGCAAGGTATTTTAATAGCACCTGTTAATCGCTTACTTGATTATATTCCAGGGTTAAAGAATAAAAAGGTAGATGCTGCGGCACTTAAAGAAAAAATTGGTATCTTTGGGGAAAATGGAGTTATGGGTTTCATTGTAGGGGGCTTGATTGCACTAGCAGGGGGATATGATATAAAGGGAATATTCACAACTGCTATTCAAGTATCAGCTGCTTTAACTTTATTCCCTATGGTTGCAAAATTATTTATGCAAGCATTGGCACCTATTGCAGATGCTGCTAATGAATTTATGAAAAAGAAATTCAAGGACAGAGAGATTTATATTGGATTAGACTGGCCATTCTTAGCGGGAAGTGCTGAAATATGGGTGTGTGCGATTATATTAGTACCAATAGAATTAGTAATAGCAGTATTAATGTCTAAAGCTGGATTTAATACGGTATTACCATTAGGTGGAATAATAAATATTTGTTTTACACCAGTAGCTTTAATAGTAACCGGTGGAGATTTATTAAGAATGATTATATTAGGAACAATTTTCACTCCAGTATATTTAGCAGTAGCTACAAATTTTGCTCCAATGGTTACTGAACTTGCAAGACAAGTAGGAACAATTGATATTCCAGCGAATCAAACGCTTATCTGGTCAACTTTAGAGGCACCGGCATTCCGTTGGATCATGGCACAAGCAGCTAATGTTATAAATGGAGAATTCCTAGGGATTATCATATTAGCAGGCTATGCAGCTTTAGCTGTTTGGTATTATAAACATATGACAAAGTTAAAGGGCGAAGAGTTAGCATAG
- a CDS encoding class II aldolase/adducin family protein — protein MLESYKKKVVEIAKKASSIGLCLDGSGNFSMRDPETGYIAITPSKIARDELSYRDIVIVDIDAQIIERKSDVLPTSEILVHLEAYKTRPDVHAVAHTHSAFATSFAIAGKEIPGVVYEALAYGGKVPLAKYAIPGTVELSKTIIEPLKNADACLMEKHGVLAVDKDIDVALTKAIYVEEVAQMYYRSLMISKALNDAQAPQAISDEDFSVWQYPTQVKAVEA, from the coding sequence ATGTTAGAATCATATAAGAAAAAGGTTGTAGAGATTGCTAAAAAAGCTAGTAGTATAGGATTATGCCTTGATGGGTCAGGTAATTTTAGTATGAGAGATCCTGAGACTGGATATATTGCCATAACTCCTTCAAAAATAGCAAGGGATGAATTATCCTATAGGGATATCGTTATAGTTGATATAGACGCACAGATCATAGAAAGAAAAAGCGATGTATTACCTACGAGCGAGATATTGGTACATCTTGAGGCCTATAAGACTAGACCAGATGTACATGCAGTAGCCCATACTCACTCTGCATTTGCAACATCCTTTGCGATTGCAGGAAAAGAAATTCCGGGAGTTGTATATGAAGCCCTGGCATATGGTGGGAAAGTGCCATTGGCTAAATATGCAATACCAGGAACAGTAGAACTATCTAAGACCATCATCGAACCATTAAAGAATGCAGATGCTTGTTTAATGGAAAAGCATGGAGTGCTGGCAGTAGATAAGGACATAGATGTTGCCTTAACTAAAGCCATATATGTTGAGGAAGTGGCACAAATGTACTATCGTTCCTTAATGATAAGCAAGGCTTTAAATGATGCCCAAGCTCCACAGGCTATATCCGATGAAGATTTTAGTGTTTGGCAATATCCAACACAGGTAAAAGCAGTAGAGGCATAA